The genomic region AACTTCGTCGTGGGGAATTCGTATTCGACGATGTTCTTTTCCGGGTGGCCGATATTAGTCGGCGTGCGGCAGGTGGTCTTGGCCCACTTCGGAAAGGTGAGCGCGAGCGCGGCATACGGCGTGTCGAAGATGTGTACGCCCATGTCGCCGAGCGTGCCGGTGCCGAAGTCGACGAGCTTGCGCCAGTTGCCGGGATGATACGCACCCGCCGCATACGGCCGCTCCGCCGCGGTGCCGAGCCAGAGATTCCAATCGAGCGACTCGGGCACCGGCTGGGTTGCTTGGAACGCTCCGCCGTCGTAGCCCCAGTTCTTGTTCGACCAAGCATGCACTTGGCTCACCTTGCCGATCACGCCGCTTTGAATCATCTCGACGGCGCGACGATAGACGGCGCTGGAATGAACTTGAATGCCCATCTGCGTGACGAGTTTTTTCTTCTCGGCCACTAGGCGGAGTTGCCGCGCCTCGAACACTTCATGCGTCAACGGCTTCTGGCAATAGACCGGCTTGCCGTGGTTCAAGGCCGTCATCGCAGCCGGCGCATGCGTATGGTCGGGGGTCGAAACGACGACTGCATCGATCGTGTCGCCGAGCGTCGTGATCATCTCGCGATAATCGCGAAACGTCTTCGCGCCGGGATGCTTCGCCAGGGCCGCCGCGAGATTTTTCGCGTCGACATCGCACAGCGCCGCGACTTCCACTTGCTTGTGACTCGCGATGGAGCTTAAGTCGGCACCACCCATGCCGCCGACACCGACGTGTGCGGTGCGGAGCTTTCCGTTCGGCGACACGGCTCGAGCGCCGACCGCGCCGTTGGAAAGCAACGTCCATGAAGCGAACGCGGCACCGGTTTTAAGAAAATCGCGACGATCGAACGCGTAGGCCATGGCGAGTCACTCACGAATGCAGAGGGCGGGAATGGGGGGCGGGGATTCGGCAATTCTAATCGGAACGTGCGGCTATTGCTTCAAGTAATTTTCGAGCGACTTTCGCTGTTCGTCGGTCAAAGGCTTCCAATCGACCTTCACGTCGGGAAACTCTTTCTTGACGACTTCGACCTCTTCGGCAGACATATCCGTTTGCCAAAGTTCGAGCTTCTTCAGCGCCGGAAGCGATTTCAACGCCGCCAGGCCGGCGACGGTGAAATGTGCCTCGCCGATGCTCAGCGTTTCGAGCGTCTTGATCGTCGCGAATGTCGGCAGCGAGGCATCGCTGAGCGACACCGCTTTGCCACCGCCCCAAGGGAGGCGCTGGCCCATCTTGAGCGCTCGCAGGTTCGTCAACTTCGCGATTTCCTGATTGGCCGCCTCGCTTTGATAAGTGTGCCAAGTCGAGAGTTCGCGGAGCTGCGTGATCGTCGCAATGGCTGCGAAGCCGGCGTCTCCCATCGACATGCCGGCGACGGTCAACCGCTCTAACTTCGGACACTCCTTCAAGGCGGCAAGGCCGACGCCCGTAAACCCTTCGAGCCGAAACGAGAGATGGAAAAACGATAAGAAGCGCAGGCCCTTGAGGGCCGCGAAATGTTTCAGCCCGTCGTCGGAAAGGCGTGCGCCGTCGAGGCCGATTTGTTCGAGTTCTTGCAGGCCGGCGAGATGCGGAAGGGTCGTATCGTCGAGCCCTTTGACGTTGCCGTAGAGGGTCAGCGTTTTCAAGTGCGCGAGCTTGCCGATCGCGCGAAACTCCGCATCGCCGAGCTTCGAGGAATCGCGAAAGAAGATCTCGCGAACGGAACCCTCTTTCACGGTAACCTTGCCGCCGAGGGCTTCAAGTTGCGTTGCGACGGCGGCATCGTCGGCGCGCGAGTCGGCAACCAGAAACGAACAGAGCAAGCCGATGACCAACGAGATGCGCAACATAATAAAGCTGATCGATAAGAGGGGTGTCGTAAGAGAAAACGGCCGCGACGCAGCGGCGATTACTTCAACGTCTTGCGAAGCCAAGCGATGAGTTGCTCTTGATAATCCGAGCCGAGCGCTTTCCATTTTCCCATCCCGTGCTCGCCGCCGGCCACGGTGATGAGATCGCACGTGTTGCCCGCGGCCTGCATTTGTTTTTGGAACATCGGCGACTGCTCGTATGGGACCTGCGCGTCGTTGTCGCCGTGGATCAAGAGATAAGGAGGAAGGCCGGAACGCACGCGACTGCTCGGCGAAGCGTCGTGCAGTTTGCGAAAGGCTTCGTCGTTCATTTCCGTAAGATCCAAGAGGGCCTTCATCGGGCCGCCGAGTTCCTGTTTATGCTTCACGCGCCATTCGAGGTCGTGCGGCGCGTAGATCGGCACGACCGCTGCGACGCGCAAGCTTTCGTCGTCGCTCGTACCGGTCCAAGAGACGAGATGCCCCCCTGCCGATTCGCCGACGAGTGCGATCCGCTTCGGATCGACCCGATATTCCTTCGCATGGGCCTTCACCCAGCGGATTGCCGTGGCGACGTCGTCGGCGCAGGCCGGCCAACGGTGTTGCGGCGCGAGCCGGTAGTTGATCGTAAACCATGTGAAGCCGGCTTTGCCGATCGGCTCGAACAACGGCTTGATATAGGTTTGCTTATCCCCTTGAGTAAAGCCGCCGCCGTGAACGAAGATGACGGTCGCAAACGGCCCCTCTCCCTCGGGCACGAACGCATCCAATGTGAGCGACACGTCGCCGACCTTGGCGAATTCGATATCGCTGTGAAGCCCTGCCGCGACCGGCTTCGCGGTATTCAATTTCGCATCGTCGGCACCGGCACTTCCGGCACAAAGAAGACTTAGTACGACGACCGGGATGGTGAGACGTCTCATGGTTGCTCGATCAAAGTGAGAGAACTAATTAGCCGGTACGCGTTAGCGTCCGGTTACTACTTCACTGTTACTACTTCACTGTGAGGCGTAATCGACATCGCTCTCGAACCGGGGGCTAACGCCCTCCGGCTGATGATGCCGCTCGGATGCAGTGATCAACTCTTCGAGAAATCCGCATCGAGCACGATGCGATAGCGGGCCTTGCCCGACTCCAATCGTTCCATCGCCGCGTTGACGTCGCTCATCTTAAAGTGCTCGACTTGCGGGCCGATTTGATGCCGCGCGCAGAACTCCAGCATGTCGGCGATCATCGTCGGGCTGCCGGTCGGCGAGCCCGAGACGCTCTTCTGGCCGAAGATCAACGAGAACGCCGGAATTCCCATCGGCTCGGGCACCGCCCCCACGACATGCATTCGTCCTTTAGGTCTCAGCGTCGTCAGGAGAGCCGGCCAATCGAGCGTCGCGTTCACGGTAACGAGCAGTAGGTCGAGCTTGCCGGTGATCGACTTCATCGAGTCGACGTTCCGGCTGTTGACGACGTTGTGCGCGCCGAAGCTGCGGGCCTCATCGGCCTTCGAGTCGCTGGAGGTGAACGCCGTCACTTCGCAACCCCAAGCGCTCGCAAACTTCAACGCCATGTGACCGAGCCCGCCGATGCCGACGACGCCGACGCGGTGCGGGCCTTGGATGCCGTACGTGGCCAGCGGGGCGAAGACCGTGACGCCGCCGCAGAGCAACGGGCCGGCAGACGTGACGTCGAGCTTCTCCGGCAGCGGAATCGTCCAGGCCCAATGGGCGCGAACGCGATTCGCAAAGCCGCCTTGATGTTTGTAGATCGTCGGGATCGCGTTCGAGCAAAGATTTTGATCGCCCCCCAAACACTCGCGGCAATGCATACAACTGCTCGCGGTCCACCCCACCCCGACCCGATCGCCGACCTTCGGCCCCTTGGCATCGGAACCGACGGCGACGACACGACCGACCGCTTCGTGACCGAGAATCGTCGGGTAGGTCGTCATGCCCCAATCGTTGTTCGCGGTGGAAAGATCGGAATGACAGAGGCCGCAGTATTCGACGGCGACCTCGACATCGTCCGGCCCGAGCGGACCGGGATCGAACTCGAAC from Planctomycetia bacterium harbors:
- a CDS encoding Gfo/Idh/MocA family oxidoreductase — its product is MAYAFDRRDFLKTGAAFASWTLLSNGAVGARAVSPNGKLRTAHVGVGGMGGADLSSIASHKQVEVAALCDVDAKNLAAALAKHPGAKTFRDYREMITTLGDTIDAVVVSTPDHTHAPAAMTALNHGKPVYCQKPLTHEVFEARQLRLVAEKKKLVTQMGIQVHSSAVYRRAVEMIQSGVIGKVSQVHAWSNKNWGYDGGAFQATQPVPESLDWNLWLGTAAERPYAAGAYHPGNWRKLVDFGTGTLGDMGVHIFDTPYAALALTFPKWAKTTCRTPTNIGHPEKNIVEYEFPTTKFTTESLSWKWYDGGFAPPKLEDLHLPASAKVPAGFQLPGQAALFVGEGGVMLLPHVSEPLLFPQEKFADYKRPEVGSQSHYHQWVDACLGTGKTSADFAYAGPLTEALLLGVVANRFPDTKLEWDAAKLEVTNLPDANKLLRREYRKGFEVESLA
- a CDS encoding alpha/beta hydrolase, translated to MRRLTIPVVVLSLLCAGSAGADDAKLNTAKPVAAGLHSDIEFAKVGDVSLTLDAFVPEGEGPFATVIFVHGGGFTQGDKQTYIKPLFEPIGKAGFTWFTINYRLAPQHRWPACADDVATAIRWVKAHAKEYRVDPKRIALVGESAGGHLVSWTGTSDDESLRVAAVVPIYAPHDLEWRVKHKQELGGPMKALLDLTEMNDEAFRKLHDASPSSRVRSGLPPYLLIHGDNDAQVPYEQSPMFQKQMQAAGNTCDLITVAGGEHGMGKWKALGSDYQEQLIAWLRKTLK
- a CDS encoding NAD(P)-dependent alcohol dehydrogenase; amino-acid sequence: MSIQGWATVGPKKPLELFEFDPGPLGPDDVEVAVEYCGLCHSDLSTANNDWGMTTYPTILGHEAVGRVVAVGSDAKGPKVGDRVGVGWTASSCMHCRECLGGDQNLCSNAIPTIYKHQGGFANRVRAHWAWTIPLPEKLDVTSAGPLLCGGVTVFAPLATYGIQGPHRVGVVGIGGLGHMALKFASAWGCEVTAFTSSDSKADEARSFGAHNVVNSRNVDSMKSITGKLDLLLVTVNATLDWPALLTTLRPKGRMHVVGAVPEPMGIPAFSLIFGQKSVSGSPTGSPTMIADMLEFCARHQIGPQVEHFKMSDVNAAMERLESGKARYRIVLDADFSKS